From the Lysinibacillus fusiformis genome, the window GGACAATATGTTCGATGAGCAAACGGCTGAAGAAAAAAATGATACAGTAGATGATGTACAAATAGATCCGTATTTACTGAAACAGCTCCAATTTTTAGAAAAGCCATTTCGTCAGAGAGCCTATCAGCCATTATTAGTTTGTTTAAAGGATGGTAGAAAATTAACTGGTACTGCTTCAGATGTACAGAGTGATTCTTTAATGCTTACATCATTAGAATTAAAAATACAGGAAATCATTCATTTTGAAGATATACAGCAAATACTTTGGCGTGGAAGAAAATTGCCAACATTATAAAAAAGGTGTACAGCAGGGGATGCTGTACACCTTTTCATGTTGCTGAAAAAAGAAAATGGCACTAGCACACCTTCGCCTAATTTGGAAATCCATTTCTCCTTTCACAAAAATTCTATGAATGGTTTTGTTTTCCGATACCATAAAAAAGATGATGTCAACGGCAGAAAAAGCAACTTTACAAGGTGAGGGGTTGATTTCCGTTCCGCCAGCGTCCTTTCCAGGGGGCGTCCGATGAGCCGCTTCACTCACTTCCGTTCGCTCCAGGGTCTCCTCTGTGACGCTATGAACTGCACCCAAAATATTGGACTTGAAAAATTTAATATAGGGGGTGCAGTTAGTGATTTCTGATGAACAAAAGTTAGCCGCAGTTCTAGCTTACATTGAAGAAAAGGAAAGTACGTATCAGATTGCCAATAGATTAAAGAGGGATCGACAGTACATTCGATTATGGATTGAATTATATCGATATCATGGCGTTGAAGGAATTATTCGTCCTCAAGGGTTCACGAATTACGAAGATTCTTTTAAAATAAAAGTAATTCAACACCTGATAGAGACGGGCGATTCGCTCCTTCAGACTGCTGCCAAGTTTAATATTCCTTCTCGTGAAACCATTCGGAGATGGAAAAAACAATGGATGTCTAAGGCTGGAGAGGCGCTCTATCAAATAGAAAAGGAGCACCAATCAATGCCAAAAAAACAACCACCTTCGTCCGATTTAAATGAAAAAACAACGGAAGAGTTAAAAGCGGAAATTGAGTATTTACGGATGGAAAATGCCTATTTAAAAAAGTTGAAAGCCTTAGTTCAAGAAAAGGATGCCTTCACATCCAAGAAAAAGTGAGAGCTGTGTATGAGCTAAGGCTGGAATTTCCACTTCAAGCTCTATTAAAAGTCGCGAAACTTAAGAAAAGTACGTATTATTATCATCTTCAAAAATGGGTAAAACCAGATAAATATCAGGCGATTAAAGAACGAATCCAGACACTTTTTCATCACCATAAGGGGCGTTATGGCTATCGTCGTATTTGTCTTGCCCTCCGAAATGAAGGGATTTTCATCAACCATAAAACGGTCCAACGATTGATGAAAGAATTGGGCTTAAAAGGGACAGTACGCCCTAAAAAATACCGTTCGTATAAAGGAACGGTGGGCTATGTCGCAGAGAATGTCTTTCAACGTGATTTTGAAGCCACTGTACCCAATCAGAAATGGGTAACCGATGTCACAGAGTTTAAAATAAATGGTCAAAAAATCTACGTATCGGCTGTATTAGATTTATTCAATCGAGAGATCGTTGGATATGAGGTATCAAAATCACCTAATTTTGAGTTAGTTCAACAGTCTTTTAAAAAGGCGTTTACGTATACAAAGTTATCGAAAAAGAGTGGCTTAATCATTCATTCTGATCAAGGATGGTTATATCAAATACCACGTTTTAAAGCGTTATTGGCAACGCACGAAATCAAGCAAAGTATGTCACGGAAAGGAAATTGTTTAGATAATGCCGTGATAGAAAGCTTTTTTGGTATTCTGAAATCAGAATTTCTGTACACAACTACGTTTAGAAACTACGGAGAATTCAAAAAAGCGTTGGTAGACTATATCCACTACTACAATCATGAACGGATAAAAATAAAACTCAACGGAAAAAGTCCCGTTGAGTATCGAAAAGCTTCGTAAAAAAGTTTATATTTTTGGGGTCAGATCACTAAATCCCCTAGGAGTGACGCTGGCTCCACTCCAATCAACCATTCTGCAAAGTGTCTTTACTTTTTTTCATAGTAGAGTAGCGATCAAATAGCACATTATCTGTATTTTTAATGAGTGACAACACCTCTTAATAAAGAGTAGTGAACAACTTCACTTTATTGAAAAACTTTTCTAAAAAGGTAACACTTTTGTAGGTTGGAGTGGAAGGCTACTTGAATCACGTGGGATAGCGAGACAGGCGAGCCACTGCACGAAGCGGCTCGACGCTCACCCACAGGAAAGCAAGTAGCCTGCAACGGAAATTCATTTCTACCTTTCAATTGACAATTTTGTTTTTCAACACTAAGAAAAAAGTGTACAGCAGAGGATGCCGTACACTTTTTTTATGTGTGTGTGTCAAAGGTGAAAGAATTAGTCACAAATCCCTAAGTCAACATCAGCGATACATTGTACAGCACAGAAGCAAGATAAGTCTACAGTAATACAGCTATCAGTTGAGCTCCAGTCATCTACTTTACAGATTTTCTTCATGTTTATACAACAACCGTCTTTGCTTAGTAAGTCTACTGTACTTTCACTAGAGTCAAATGTACATAATGGCTCTAAAACACGTAAAGTAGCACAGCATTCATCAAACATATCTTCTACGCGGAAGAATACGGATGTACAAATGCAAGGATCTGCTGTTGGAGAGTTAAAGAATGCTTTGAAAGGAGTACCATCTTTCGTAATTAACATGAATACACGTGTATCTGCTTGAGAGCGTGCAGGACTAACAATCCCACCTAGTGGCTCTAAGAAACAGTTAGCTGTACATGGAGAACACTCATCTCGCACCGCTTGATTTTGAATATCTAAAATAGCGCGAACTACGTCACAAACGCAGCCTGCTGAATGGATTGGTCCAATAGGATTTGTTGGCTTACCACAACCCATATTGTCACCCCCTTTCCTTGTTACTACTTCTACAATATGTACTTTTGAAAACTGGACTCGGGCTTTTGTGTATATCTTTGAATGAATAGTTTTTTTATGTGTGGAGAAACTGTAAAGAAAAGGAGGGTAAAACTTGAGGCTACTAGGAATGACGTTACCGCTCTTAGTTGTTTTATCGCTGTTAAATGGTTGTGCTGAAAAGGAAAAATTTATTGTCTATGGGTCGCCGCAAAATGAAAGTGAAGTCGAAGCCCTTATAAAAGAAGAAGACTATGTTGATCGTTCGACGGTTATCCAATATGACGATAGTATGCTTGTTGCAGTACAAATTGAACCATGGAAAAAGTGGAAAAAGACTAAGCTAGAGAAAAAGTTGCAAAAAAAATTTGAAGAGAAATATCCAAACAAGGATGTGTTTGTCTCCGCTGATTATAAAATTTTTTATGAAGCCAATAAAATAAAAAAGGATCAAGTGGAAGATAATAAATTGAGCGATAAAATTACAGAACTAATAGAGCTTGCAAAGGAGGAGACATAAATGGAAAAAGAGCAATATCAACAGTTAGAGCAAAATGTTACACCCAAGCCCCCTTATTTAAAAAATATAGCAAAAGCCTTTTTCGTTGGCGGTTTTATTTGTGCAATTGGTCAAGCTGTGTCTCTTTTTTATATTATTTTCTTCAATTTTACGGAGGCAACAGCAGGAAATCCAACTGTTGCAACGATGGTATTCTTTGCCATGATTTTAACAGGTCTTGGTCTTTATAAAAGAATTGGTCAATTTGCTGGAGCAGGATCGGCAGTACCAGTAACAGGCTTTGGGAATGCCGTTATTTCGGCGGCTATCGAGCATCGTTCAGAAGGGTTAGTATTGGGAGTCGGCGGAAATTTATTTAAATTAGCAGGGTCGGTTGTTTTATTTGGTGTAGTGTCCGCGTTTTTTGTAGCGCTTATTAAATACATCCTTGTGACGATAGGAGTGGTTTCATGGTAATTGTATTTCAATCGAAGCCCTCTCTTTTAGCAGGTGGAGTGGTAGCAGGTCCTTTAGAGAATCGGAGTGTTTTTAGTCAATATTTTGACTCTGTTTATGATGATGAACGTTGGCAAATGAAAACAAATGAACAGGGGCATCGCAAAATGATCGAAGAAGCCTGTGAATTTGCTATGAAAAAATTGGGCGTACAAAAAGGTGATATCGCCTATTTGATGGGTGGGGACTTAGTCAATCAAATGACACCGACTAATTTTGCCGCTAGAGATTTAGAAATCCCCTTTATTGGACTATTTTCGGCTTGTGCCACATCAGTATCTTCAGTCATTATTGCATGCCTGTTAACAGAGTTAGGTGCTGCTAATTTTTCATTAGCAGGTGCCTCCAGTCAACATAATGCAATTGAACGTCAATTTCGTTATCCCATCAATTATGGAGCGCAAAAACCACAAACAGCTCAATGGACTGTAACCGCTGCTGGATATGCACTAATTGGGAAGCATCGCGAGGAGTATCCTTCAATAGAAGCGGCAACAATTGGCAAGTCCGTTGATTATGGTATGGATGATCCTTTCCATATGGGTGCAGCGATGGCACCAGCTGCCTTTCAAACGATTCAATCTCATTTACAACAAAGAAACCAAAAAATTTATCATTACGATTTAATTTTAACAGGTGATTTGGGACAGCTTGGGTTAAAGCTATTGAAAGGAATGCTTGTTGAAAATGGCGTGAAAAATGAAGAGCTCACGTTATTGCGTGATGCAGGTGCCGAATTTTATGGACAGGATGAAGCATTCCAGTCGGGTGCAAGTGGAGCAGGCTGTTCAGCAGCTGTTTTTTTTAGTTATGTTATTCAACAAATGCGTGCAGGGAGCTATAAGCGTGTATTACTAGTAGCAACAGGGGCGTTATTATCTCCTCTGTCCTATCAGCAAGGCGAGACAATTCCATGTACGGCACATGCAATAGAAATTACGATGAAATGAGGCAAAAAACATGGTTATGACATTTGTATTTGCATTTATTGTTGGAGGCATTATTTGCGTCATAGGCCAATTATTAATGGATGTTGGCAATTTAACACCAGGGCATACACTAAGTACGTTAGTTGTCCTCGGTGCCATATTAGATGGTATGGGTTTATATGAGCCACTAATTAATTTTGCTGGAGCAGGAGCTACAGTACCCATTACATCCTTCGGGAATTCATTAACCCATGGTGCCCTAGCAGAGGCAGAGAAGCATGGACTTGTTGGCGTATTAACAGGCATGTTCGAAGTAACAAGCTCAGGAATCAGCGCTGCTATCGTGTTTGGCTTTATTGGTGCATTAATATTTAGACCAAAAGGAAATATTGACTAGACGAATACCCCTCCCATTTTTACGACCGAAACATATTATAGGTTGTAGAAGGGAGGGGTGCTTTTATGGGATACCAAGGCTGGGGCTCACAACCGTATGGAACTAACGTTGGTGGGTGGAACAATAGCTATTGCGGAGGATACTCTGGAGGCAACAACAACTATGGTTATGGTTCTACATTTGTTCTAATTGTTGTACTATTCATTCTATTAATTATTGTTGGCGCTACTTACATCTAATTTGATGAACATAATAAAGGCTTTAGCTTTTATTTAGGAAATGCTAAATAAAAGCTAAAGCCTCCACCATTTGCGAAATGTTTCGTGCAAGATGCAAGGTCATATTGAGTTTTAATGATAGGAGGGAAAACATGCATCGCTCGTTTTTTAATTCGATTGAGAAAAAAACAGGTGTATCGATGGATGAAATCTTCGCATTAGCCAATGCCATTCAACATGCGGATTTTACCAGTGAAAAACAAGTAAGAAAAATTGTACGACGTGTTGCTAAAATATCTAACAGATCGATTACGCAAGAGTTAGAAGATAAATTAGTACAATCTATTATTCAAGATGGCGCATCACTAGATTTAGATAAAATCACTAGAATGATGAAGTAGCGCATGGCATATCTACTTGGCAATGCTGCTTGTTACGATAGAGTAGATAAATGGTGGCAAGCGAATTCGTCTCTTAAAAAAGGGGTGTTACGACATTGTAAATATCGTAACACCCTTTCATTAAATGTTTTTCTCCATAGCACGGTGTGGAATACCTGCATCCATAAACTCAGGTGAGGTAACTGTAAAGCCTAGCTTTTCGTAGAAGGGAATAGCATAGCTTTGTGCATGAAGTTTTAAGGTTTTTTTATTGATAGAAATGGCATGCTTCTCCATTTCCCTCATGATTAAAGCGCCCAATTTTTTGCCACGTTGAGATTGTAAAATACAAACACGTTCAATTTTAGCTGTTTTGTTGTCAATACTGCGTAAACGTGCTGCTCCTACAGGCTCATCGTTATCATACATAATGAAATGTGTTGCAGTTGCATCCTCAGCATCACATTCTAGATGAAGCGGAACACCTTGCTCTTCAACAAACACTTTTTTGCGAATAGCAAAGGCATCATCGTGTTCTTGCTTTGTTTCAACAATTTTTACGTTATACAACAATCACTCAGCTCCAGATAAACGGAATGTTTCGTATGTTGTCCATGAACCATCTTCTAGTTGATATAAAAGATGAATGCGATCAATTGTATCTTTTTCATCAACGCCTGTCATACGTAATTGTCCAAAGATATCGTCATGCTCAGAGGCTGACATTTTTTGAGCGATTGTAATATGAGGAACAAATACATGTTTCATTTCCCCTTTAGGGATGCTGTCTTGAAGTGCATGTTGGAATGCCGCTAATTGTTCTGTTGGTTCAATGCGGAAGTAAATCGCATTTGTTGTAGGGAAAAACGAACTTATGCGAGATGCATGAATGTTTAAAGGTGCATATTTAGCAGCAAGTTCATCTAATTGCTTGACGATGGTTTGAATCTCTTCTTCAGACGCATCGAAGCTGTCCTTTAATGTCATATGCGGTGTAATCTTCGCATAATGAGGATCGTATCGTTTGCGATAAGTGTTCGCTAAATCTTGCAATTTTTTTGATGGAAATGCCACAATACCGTACTTCATAGTCCATTACCTCCCGAAAATAAACAATTTTTCTAATTAAGTATAACAGAAATTTCAGTTTTCGTAATTTGAATCGCCTAATATTAATTGAAATTTTCGATTAATGCACGTCGAAGATCTGGTTTCCAATATTTCCATGTATGATTGCCATCGAACTCGTCATAAAATGTAGTAAACCCTTTACTGATCATGAGATCATGCAATTGACGATTAGGTGTTAAAAAATCTTTGATGGTTTTATCCATTGTCACAACCTGATCTTCGCCTTTGCCGACAATATGGTAGATAGAAATGGACCCTGGATCTTTAAAATTTTCAACAGCCTTTAACACATCAGCGTCAACGTATGGTGATTGTAGAATGACTTTGCCAAAGATGCTTGGGTACTTTAAAGCAGCCATTAAGGAAGCTGTAGCAGCCATAGAGTCACCAATCACTCCACGACTCATACCCATTTGGTAAGTGGCATACTCACGATCTAAATACGGTACTAGCTCATGTGCTAAAAAGCGAAGATAGGATTCATGTTGCTCACCGCTCGGAATATATTTATGTCGTCGATCTTTTATGTCTTTGTAAGGAACAAATGCAATAATTAAATTTTCGATTTCATAGTCATCAATCAGTTCATCAGCTAGCTTTGTAATACCGCCAAGTTGGAAGTAGTCTTTACCGTCTGATGCGATTAAAATATTGTATTTATATAGTGGAGAATAATTTGCAGGAACATAAATATAGAGCTGTAATTCCTCCTGTAATGACTCACTGTAAAATGTTAAATCCTGTACTGTTCCCTTATCCAATGATGACACTCCTTCTTATGTTTGTAACAAAATTGTACCATATTACGTAAGTAAAGGTATAATAGGTTGGGCTAGCATTATACTAGCAATAAAAATCGAAATGAGGGTTAATTATGCATAATAAAAGTATTCGTGTGCACTCTGACGAAGTAGCAAAGGCAGCTCAAGCCGCATTAATTCGTAGAGGTGTAGCGATAGAGGATATCGCGCAAATTGTTTACGAAATGCAAAAAACCTATAATGAAGGTTTAACACTGGAGCATTGTGTTCATTCTGTTGAACGTGTATTACGTAAGCGAGAAGTACAACATGCTTTATTAGTAGGAATTGAATTAGATGAATTAGCAGAGAAGAAATTATTATCTTCACCACTACAGCAAATTATCGAATCAGATGAAGGTTTATTTGGTGTAGACGAAACAATCGCACTAGGATCTGTTTTTACATATGGCAGCATTGCCGTTACCACTTTTGGTCACTTAGACAAGCAAAAAATAGGGATTATCAAAAAACTAGATACAGAACCTGGACATCATGTCAACACGTTCTTAGATGATTTGGTTGGTAGTATAGCAGCTTCAGCGGCTTCACGAATTGCACATCGTATGCGTGATTTAGAAGAGGAAGGCGAAACATTTGCTGATATCGAACCTGAAGAGCTAGGACCAAAACCAAAATCACATAATGAAATATAAAATGAGTTTCTACTATTAAAAATGAGCCTTCTCAAATTTTGAGAAGGCTCTCATAGTGTTGAAAAACAAAACAATCAATAGAATTTTTGTGAAAAGTGAAAATGAATTTCCGTTACAGGCTACTTGCTTTCCTGTGGGCGAGCGCCGAGCCGCTTCCTCTGCTACCGCTCCGTGCAGGGGCTCGCCTGTCTCGCTATCCCACGGGAGTCAAGTAGCCTTCCACTCCAATCCAAAAAACGTAATCTTTTTAGCAAAGGTTTTCACATAAAGTGGAGGTGTTCACTACTCTTTAGGAGGAGGTGTTGTCACGCGTCACTTCTCCACATTGAAAATAAGAGCCTATCCTCTCTCTAAGAATACAGATAATGGGCTATTTAATCGCTATGCTGCTATGAAAAAAGTAAAGACACTTTTGCAGAATGGTTGATTGGAGTGGAGCCAGCGTCACTCCTAGGGGATGTAGCGTCACAGAGGAGACCCTGGAGCGAACGGAAGTGAGTGAAGCGGCTCATCGGACGCCCCCTGGAAAGGACGCTGGCGGAACGGAAATCAACCCCTCGCCTTGCCAAAAGGTCTTTTTCTGCTAGTGACATGATCTTTTTTCAACAACATGTGAGCCTTCTCAAATTTTGAGAAGGCTCTAATTTGTACTACTTATTATCGTTATATGCTTTTACAAATTCTTTTACCTTGTCGCTATCTGCTTCAAGTTTTAAACCAGTATCAATTAATGGAGAGACTGTGGATACAGCTGGTTTTTTATTTCCTTGGTAATAGCTAATGAATTCGTCTTGGTTAATAGAGTATAGAATTGCTTTACGTAAATCTGCTGAATCAGAAACTGCACGGCCAGATGTATTCATTTGTAGGTAGGAAACAGCATTACTATCTGCCGTATTTAATGTTAATTTAGCATCTGATTTTACAATATCCAGTTTCGTTTCTGATACTGTTTGAAGAACATGAATTTCACCATTACGTAATGCAGATAGGGCACTATCAACATCAGAGATGAAACGGACATTGATTTTAGCAATTTTTGGCTCGTATTCGCTGCCAGCACGATATGCAGGGTTTTTCACAAACTGTGCTTCATAATCATTTTTCTTCACTAAAATGTAAGGACCACTTGCATATAGCTGGTTATTGAATGTTGCTGAACCCTCTGTTACAGTAGCTTGATCACCATAGGCAATGTCCTTGTCAGGGTTATAGTTAGCCACATCATACGTATTAATACTTGTTACTTGTTTTTCAGACACGATACCACCAGATTGGTGTGCTAAATAATTTAATACTTGTGGGAAAGGTGTAGGTGTTGTAATTTTAACAACTTGGTATGCACCTGCCGCATTATTAACAGTACCTTTTTCTTTTGCTAACTGAGCTACAGAAGCAGGTAGGCTTTGAGATAATGCATCTAAAACGGATTGCTCAGAGCCAGATACTTTTTTATCTTTTAATTCAGCTAAATCAGAAACGATTTCCACTGTTTCAATATTTTCATGAATGCTATAAGTACGGTGATCTGGTACTGAGTTAGCATCTTTTGCACGATTTAATGAGAAGACTACATCTTCAGCTGACACTAATTCCCCCGTATCAACAGCAGCACCATCTTTCACAGCTGCAAAGTGGATATCATCTCGTAAAATGAAGTAATATTCTTGATTACCTTCAGCCATTACATGGTTATAAGATAATGAACCATCTGAAACAACTTCATCTGTGTCTGTTAAGTTAACAAGACGAACATACATATTTGTGTTTAATGTGTTGATTGAACCATCATTCCCTTTAATCGGGTCAAGTGAAGTAAGAGAATTGATTGTTTGGTGTAAAATTAAAGGTTCTGTTGCATTTTTAGATGTATCATTAAATTCGATTTTTTCCCAAACTTGTGCACGAGATTTTGGTAAAAGAACTGTTTTAGGGTTTACTAGTTCAGAGTAGATCCCTTGATACTTATTGGAAATATATAAAGGCGCAATATAAGCCTGATCAAATACTAATAATTGCTCTAAATCTTTATACTTGGCTGCTGCTTCTTCACCAGTCAATGTGCTCGCTTCATCAATTAATGCATCTAATTTTGAATCTGCCACCACACTGTAGTCACCGCCAGTTTTAAATAAACCACGAACAGCATAGTCAGGGTTCCCTGTAACTGTCGTCCAGCTTGAAAGAGCAAGGTCATAGTTACCTGCTTCTTTTTGAGCAGAGAAAGAACCGTAATCTGGTTGAATATTTAGCTTTACGTCAAAACCATTTTTTACTAATTGGTCACGTACAATATTCATATCTTCTTCAGAAGCTGCCATTCCTAATACTTCAATGGCAATCTTGCCATTGCTCTTGTCACTATCTTTTGAATCTTTACTGCCTTCTACGTCAGTTTTTGTTTGTACACAGCCAGCCAAAGCTAGTACTGCAACGAATAAAAATACAAGTAATTTCTTCATAGTTACCTCCGATTAATTTGTTTTTGGATCTAAAGCATCTCGTAAACCGTCTCCTAAGAAGTTAAAGGAGAGGACAAGAAGCATAATACAAAGACCTGGGAAAATAGCGACATATGAATGTGTCTCCAGGTACGTACTACCAACTTTTAAAATATTGCCCCATTCGGGAATATGCGGCTCAATACCTAGCCCTAAAAAACTTAAACTACTTGTTGAAATAACAGCTCCGCCAATCGTTAATGTTGCTTTCACAATCATTGGTGCTAAAGAATTGGGGACAATGTGCTTGAAAATAATAGCAGCATCAGATGCACCTAAAGCTCTAGCCGATTCTACAAATTCATAATTGGCAAGCTGCATAACATTTGCCCGCATTGTACGAGCATAGGTTGGAATTGCCCCAACACTAAGTGCAATAATGAGATTCACCGTATTAGCACCAAAAGCGGCGATAATAGCAATGGCTAACAATATCCCAGGAATAGCATATAAAATATCGAGACTCCGCATGATGATATTGTCAGTGGATTTACCATAATAGCCTGAAAATGCTCCTAATGCTCCACCAATAACTGCGGGGATAATCGTTGAGAAAAATCCGACGATTAACGATATTTGTGCCCCAAATACAATACGAGAAAATAAATCTCGGCCATAATTATCTGTACCTAGTGGATATTCTAATGTCGGTGTTTGTAGCAATGCTCCATAGTTATTTTCCGTAGCGAAGTCATAGTCAAAAGTCCAAGAGCTTGTAACGGACAACGAAAACATGAAAATAATAAAGAATAAGCCGAACACAGCCATCGTATTGCGTAAAATCTTTTCCCATATTTTTTGCCACTTCTCAATAGAAGATGGATTAGCCTTTCGAGCCTTTTGAATAAGGCTATATCCTAGTAAAGTCGCAAATAGATTACCAGTGAAAGTGGCCAATAGCAGGACAATACCTGGAATGAGCATCCATTTTGGTGCCTCAGTTGCTGTGACATATTTTGTACATAAAACGGCCATCACGATATAAAGAAGCGAGAGTACCAAGAAAACGCCCATTGCCAGTAAAAAGGTATCTGTCACATATGGCTTAAATAAATTCAACGCTGCAATACCTAAGATGAATAGTTGTGTGATAAAGGCATAGGCAGCAAAAGTATATTCTGCAGTCTTACTTTTTGACACAAGCATAAATGCAAAGGATGTCGAAAAAATATTGCCTGACAGTATCGTTACTAAAAGGGGATAGCCAAACATTCGAGTGCTTTTTTGAATGTCACCATGTTTTGCTAAATCCTTTTTAATTCGTAAATTGACGAAGGCAACATATGCCGTGGTAAAGGCATAAATAACAAAAAAGAGCAGAACCACAGGTCGCCAGCTATTGCTGGAAAAATTATAGCTATAGGCTAGAAATAGTAAAGAAAACAGTAAGGAAAAGACAAAAGTAAAATGAGAATTGACATATTCCTGTGTAATCTTCAAAAGTAGTTTGACATGTAAGATGTTTTTCACAGGTGATCCTCCTTTAAGACTTCTTCATTTTCGAGCGAATGCGTGGATCAAAAAAGGCATACATGATATCAATGAATAAATTGACAATCGAGATGGTGATGGCGATATAAACAACGCCGCCAAGAATGGCTGGAATATCAGGGATAAATTGCTTATCGACGATATAGCTGCCAATCCCACTAATGTTGAATACCTTTTCTGTTACAGATGCGCCTCCCAACATACCCCCAAAAAGAAGTCCAATCACCGTAATAATCGGAATCATGGCATTGCGAATGGCATGTTTTGAAATGACTTTGAATTCATTTAAGCCCTTTGCTTTTGCTGTAATAATGTAGTCCTCATGAATCACCTCAAGCATACTCGACCTTGTCATCCTAGCAATGGATGCTGTAATGGATGTTCCCAAGACGATAATGGGCATAATGAGCGATAACCAATTATGAGGATTATAGGTGGCTGGAAACCATTGTAGCTTTAGAGCAAATGTCAAAATAAAAATTAAACCTTGCCAAAAGCTTGGAATGGATAAGCCGATTAAAGCAATGAACATAAATGTATAATCCAAATATGAATTTGGACGAACAGCTGAAATAATACCGACTGGAATAGCTATGGCGATAGCCATTAACAATGACAACACGGCTATTTCAAGTGTGACAGGGAATTTTGTAGCAATGCTGTGTGTTATATCTTCTTTACCTGCAAAGGATGTGCCTAAGTCAAAAGTAAATAGGCCAGATAATGCGTTCCATAGCTGCGATAAATAAGGTTGATCCAAACCATGAATGCGATTAAAGTTTGCTATTTGCTCAGGTGTTGCTTCAACTCCGAGTAAGTTT encodes:
- a CDS encoding YjcG family protein, whose product is MKYGIVAFPSKKLQDLANTYRKRYDPHYAKITPHMTLKDSFDASEEEIQTIVKQLDELAAKYAPLNIHASRISSFFPTTNAIYFRIEPTEQLAAFQHALQDSIPKGEMKHVFVPHITIAQKMSASEHDDIFGQLRMTGVDEKDTIDRIHLLYQLEDGSWTTYETFRLSGAE
- a CDS encoding IS3 family transposase (programmed frameshift); this translates as MEEKESTYQIANRLKRDRQYIRLWIELYRYHGVEGIIRPQGFTNYEDSFKIKVIQHLIETGDSLLQTAAKFNIPSRETIRRWKKQWMSKAGEALYQIEKEHQSMPKKQPPSSDLNEKTTEELKAEIEYLRMENAYLKKLKALSRKGCLHIQEKVRAVYELRLEFPLQALLKVAKLKKSTYYYHLQKWVKPDKYQAIKERIQTLFHHHKGRYGYRRICLALRNEGIFINHKTVQRLMKELGLKGTVRPKKYRSYKGTVGYVAENVFQRDFEATVPNQKWVTDVTEFKINGQKIYVSAVLDLFNREIVGYEVSKSPNFELVQQSFKKAFTYTKLSKKSGLIIHSDQGWLYQIPRFKALLATHEIKQSMSRKGNCLDNAVIESFFGILKSEFLYTTTFRNYGEFKKALVDYIHYYNHERIKIKLNGKSPVEYRKAS
- a CDS encoding alpha/beta hydrolase yields the protein MDKGTVQDLTFYSESLQEELQLYIYVPANYSPLYKYNILIASDGKDYFQLGGITKLADELIDDYEIENLIIAFVPYKDIKDRRHKYIPSGEQHESYLRFLAHELVPYLDREYATYQMGMSRGVIGDSMAATASLMAALKYPSIFGKVILQSPYVDADVLKAVENFKDPGSISIYHIVGKGEDQVVTMDKTIKDFLTPNRQLHDLMISKGFTTFYDEFDGNHTWKYWKPDLRRALIENFN
- a CDS encoding YjcZ family sporulation protein gives rise to the protein MGYQGWGSQPYGTNVGGWNNSYCGGYSGGNNNYGYGSTFVLIVVLFILLIIVGATYI
- a CDS encoding stage VI sporulation protein F; this encodes MHRSFFNSIEKKTGVSMDEIFALANAIQHADFTSEKQVRKIVRRVAKISNRSITQELEDKLVQSIIQDGASLDLDKITRMMK
- a CDS encoding stage V sporulation protein AD; the protein is MVIVFQSKPSLLAGGVVAGPLENRSVFSQYFDSVYDDERWQMKTNEQGHRKMIEEACEFAMKKLGVQKGDIAYLMGGDLVNQMTPTNFAARDLEIPFIGLFSACATSVSSVIIACLLTELGAANFSLAGASSQHNAIERQFRYPINYGAQKPQTAQWTVTAAGYALIGKHREEYPSIEAATIGKSVDYGMDDPFHMGAAMAPAAFQTIQSHLQQRNQKIYHYDLILTGDLGQLGLKLLKGMLVENGVKNEELTLLRDAGAEFYGQDEAFQSGASGAGCSAAVFFSYVIQQMRAGSYKRVLLVATGALLSPLSYQQGETIPCTAHAIEITMK
- the spoVAE gene encoding stage V sporulation protein AE, with product MTFVFAFIVGGIICVIGQLLMDVGNLTPGHTLSTLVVLGAILDGMGLYEPLINFAGAGATVPITSFGNSLTHGALAEAEKHGLVGVLTGMFEVTSSGISAAIVFGFIGALIFRPKGNID
- a CDS encoding YhcN/YlaJ family sporulation lipoprotein; its protein translation is MRLLGMTLPLLVVLSLLNGCAEKEKFIVYGSPQNESEVEALIKEEDYVDRSTVIQYDDSMLVAVQIEPWKKWKKTKLEKKLQKKFEEKYPNKDVFVSADYKIFYEANKIKKDQVEDNKLSDKITELIELAKEET
- a CDS encoding CotY/CotZ family spore coat protein, which translates into the protein MGCGKPTNPIGPIHSAGCVCDVVRAILDIQNQAVRDECSPCTANCFLEPLGGIVSPARSQADTRVFMLITKDGTPFKAFFNSPTADPCICTSVFFRVEDMFDECCATLRVLEPLCTFDSSESTVDLLSKDGCCINMKKICKVDDWSSTDSCITVDLSCFCAVQCIADVDLGICD
- a CDS encoding GNAT family N-acetyltransferase translates to MYNVKIVETKQEHDDAFAIRKKVFVEEQGVPLHLECDAEDATATHFIMYDNDEPVGAARLRSIDNKTAKIERVCILQSQRGKKLGALIMREMEKHAISINKKTLKLHAQSYAIPFYEKLGFTVTSPEFMDAGIPHRAMEKNI
- the spoVAC gene encoding stage V sporulation protein AC; the encoded protein is MEKEQYQQLEQNVTPKPPYLKNIAKAFFVGGFICAIGQAVSLFYIIFFNFTEATAGNPTVATMVFFAMILTGLGLYKRIGQFAGAGSAVPVTGFGNAVISAAIEHRSEGLVLGVGGNLFKLAGSVVLFGVVSAFFVALIKYILVTIGVVSW